In Odontesthes bonariensis isolate fOdoBon6 chromosome 6, fOdoBon6.hap1, whole genome shotgun sequence, one genomic interval encodes:
- the f2r gene encoding proteinase-activated receptor 1, translated as MLHLLTGLLVCFSSQSFALPSQNDSVLLPRTFSGHFEMVADEPPDYIDLTALDMLSDDGGSGLETEQQSVKRHGHHSKHHPPKKLYFVSEETKGFLQGRLATSFVPTVYTLVFIVSVPLNLVAMVMFVRYIRPRKPAVIYMLNLACADLLFGLLLPFKIAYHYHGNNWIYGPFMCTVVTAAFHCNMYCSVLLVMCISVDRFLAVVYPLNSLTWRSPQAASAVCAAMWLLSLGGVSPLLISRQTLHLSDLKITTCHDVQDVEKLQSYYLYFFPVYSSIFFFVPLIFTAVSYIRIIQALAAANVENRSKKTRAMVMAVVVLLVFVVCFTPTNIILMVHYVQLAHKSSDGSYQAYLLSMCIGSISCCLDPVLYYFGSSQCQKQVAALLRCGRLLRVESSSETHSTRTSGLTNSTRSCKMESIQTGVGNQYSRLVA; from the exons ATGCTTCATCTGCTAACAGGCTTGTTGGTCTGCTTTTCTAGCCAAAGCTTTGCTCTCCCTTCCCAAAATG ACTCTGTGCTGCTCCCGAGGACTTTCTCTGGTCACTTTGAAATGGTCGCTGATGAGCCTCCAGACTACATTGACCTGACTGCACTTGACATGTTAAGTGACGACGGGGGTTCGGGCTTGGAGACGGAGCAGCAGTCTGTAAAAAGACACGGCCACCACAGTAAACACCACCCCCCAAAAAAGCTCTATTTCGTCTCAGAGGAAACCAAAGGATTTCTCCAGGGTCGCCTGGCAACAAGCTTCGTCCCGACCGTTTACACCCTGGTCTTTATTGTCAGTGTGCCCCTCaaccttgttgccatggtgatgttTGTGCGTTACATCCGTCCCAGGAAGCCAGCGGTGATCTACATGCTGAACTTGGCTTGTGCTGACCTGTTGTTTGGCCTGCTTCTTCCTTTCAAAATTGCCTACCATTACCATGGCAACAACTGGATTTATGGGCCCTTCATGTGCACGGTTGTCACAGCAGCCTTCCACTGCAACATGTACTGCTCGGTCCTGCTCGTCATGTGCATCAGCGTGGATCGTTTCCTGGCTGTGGTCTACCCTCTGAACTCGCTGACGTGGCGGAGCCCTCAGGCGGCTTCAGCTGTGTGTGCTGCCATGTGGCTCCTATCCCTGGGAGGAGTGTCCCCCCTCCTGATCTCAAGACAGACCCTACATCTATCAGATCTCAAAATCACCACCTGTCATGATGTGCAGGATGTGGAAAAGCTCCAGTCTTACTATCTCTACTTCTTCCCCGTGTACtcctccatcttcttcttcgTCCCTCTCATCTTCACTGCGGTCTCTTACATACGGATCATTCAGGCTCTGGCAGCGGCCAATGTGGAGAACCGCTCTAAAAAGACTCGGGCTATGGTGATGGCTGTCGTGGTTTTGCTTGTGTTTGTGGTCTGCTTCACTCCCACCAACATCATTCTGATGGTGCACTATGTTCAGCTTGCCCACAAGTCCAGTGACGGCTCCTACCAGGCGTACCTGCTCTCCATGTGTATAGGCAGCATCAGCTGCTGCCTGGATCCGGTCCTTTATTACTTTGGCTCCTCTCAGTGCCAGAAGCAGGTGGCAGCGCTGCTCAGGTGTGGACGACTGCTACGTGTAGAGAGCAGCTCGGAAACACACAGCACCAGAACCAGTGGACTGACAAACAGCACCCGATCATGCAAGATGGAGAGTATTCAGACCGGTGTGGGGAATCAGTACAGCAGGTTGGTGGCTTGA